Proteins from one Microbacterium hatanonis genomic window:
- the rpsJ gene encoding 30S ribosomal protein S10, with amino-acid sequence MAGQKIRIRLKSYDHAGLDSSARKIVDTVTRAGATVVGPVPLPTEKNVIAVIRSPHKYKDSREHFEMRTHKRLIDIIDPTPKAVDSLMRLDLPADVNIEIKL; translated from the coding sequence ATGGCGGGACAGAAGATCCGCATTCGCCTGAAGTCGTACGATCACGCCGGACTCGATTCGTCCGCGCGCAAGATCGTCGACACCGTGACCCGTGCCGGTGCAACCGTCGTCGGCCCCGTGCCGCTTCCGACCGAGAAGAACGTCATCGCGGTCATCCGGTCGCCGCACAAGTACAAGGACAGCCGCGAGCACTTCGAGATGCGCACCCACAAGCGCCTGATCGACATCATCGACCCGACGCCCAAGGCCGTCGACTCGCTGATGCGTCTCGACCTCCCGGCCGATGTCAACATCGAGATCAAGCTCTGA
- a CDS encoding Rv0909 family putative TA system antitoxin: protein MGVDDIINKGKQLFEQNRDKIEEALKSEKAEDVSDKFLDGAADAIKKVAPEQHHGKIDEVRANVDKNLGNQ from the coding sequence ATGGGTGTCGACGACATCATCAACAAGGGAAAGCAGCTGTTCGAGCAGAACCGCGACAAGATCGAGGAGGCCCTCAAGAGCGAGAAGGCCGAAGACGTCAGCGACAAGTTCCTCGACGGCGCCGCCGACGCGATCAAGAAGGTCGCTCCCGAGCAGCATCACGGCAAGATCGACGAGGTCCGCGCCAACGTCGACAAGAACCTCGGCAACCAGTAG
- a CDS encoding class C sortase, with protein sequence MLRRARRWRLPVFPLVIALVSLAGAGLLLFPTVVSWFSQYEQSQRIDALTDDVADLGADTLRERLRDARAYNDALTGGGVNIAANERLPLAADPEQGGDYDAVLRGDADGLMARLKIPAIDVDLPIYHGTSDDVLEHGVGHLEGTAVPVGGASTHSVLTAHRGLATSELFTHLDRVQVDDTFTVEVFGEVLTYRVVETRVVDPADTESLLPVVGEDLLTLVTCTPLGVNSHRILVTGERVIPTPGADLDGAGERPEIPTFPWWAFIAAGAVMVASTYVWLSGRPPRALRHPLPPTQRPSENEAL encoded by the coding sequence ATGCTGCGCCGGGCCCGGCGGTGGCGTCTGCCGGTCTTCCCCCTCGTGATCGCTCTCGTCTCACTCGCCGGTGCGGGACTCCTGCTGTTCCCGACCGTCGTGTCGTGGTTCAGCCAATACGAGCAGTCGCAGCGCATCGATGCGCTGACCGACGACGTCGCCGATCTCGGTGCCGACACCCTCCGCGAGCGTCTGCGCGACGCCCGCGCCTACAACGACGCGCTGACCGGGGGCGGCGTGAACATCGCGGCGAACGAGCGCCTGCCGTTGGCCGCCGACCCCGAGCAGGGCGGCGACTACGACGCCGTCCTCCGGGGCGACGCCGACGGTCTCATGGCGCGTCTGAAGATCCCCGCGATCGACGTCGACCTGCCGATCTATCACGGCACGAGCGACGACGTCCTCGAGCACGGGGTCGGACACCTCGAAGGAACCGCCGTGCCGGTGGGGGGAGCATCCACCCATTCCGTTCTCACCGCCCATCGTGGTCTGGCGACGTCCGAGCTCTTCACCCACCTCGACCGCGTGCAGGTCGACGACACCTTCACGGTCGAGGTCTTCGGCGAGGTGCTCACGTACCGCGTGGTCGAGACCCGCGTGGTCGACCCCGCCGATACCGAGAGCCTGCTGCCCGTGGTGGGCGAGGATCTTCTCACGCTCGTCACGTGCACGCCGTTGGGCGTCAACAGCCATCGCATCCTGGTGACGGGGGAGCGCGTCATCCCGACACCTGGGGCCGATCTCGACGGCGCAGGAGAGCGGCCGGAGATCCCCACCTTCCCCTGGTGGGCCTTCATCGCGGCGGGCGCCGTGATGGTCGCCTCCACCTACGTCTGGCTGTCGGGGAGACCCCCGCGCGCTCTGCGCCACCCCTTGCCACCCACGCAGCGGCCATCCGAGAATGAGGCTCTCTAG
- the rplC gene encoding 50S ribosomal protein L3: MADINSKISKGLLGTKLGMTQVWDANGKLVPVTVIEVAPNVVTQVRTPEKDGYNAVQIAYGQIDPRKVNKPLTAHFEAAGVTPRRHVTEIRTADAGDYSLGQELTAEGLFEAGQLVDVVGTSKGKGTAGVMKRHNFKGVSASHGSHRNHRKPGSIGASSTPSRVFKGMRMAGRMGGERVTVLNLTVHAVDAEKGLLLVKGAVPGARGRIVYVRNAVKGA; the protein is encoded by the coding sequence ATGGCTGACATCAACTCCAAGATTTCCAAGGGCCTGCTGGGCACCAAGCTGGGCATGACCCAGGTCTGGGACGCCAACGGCAAGCTCGTTCCCGTCACCGTCATCGAGGTGGCTCCGAACGTGGTCACCCAGGTTCGCACCCCCGAGAAGGACGGCTACAACGCCGTGCAGATCGCCTACGGGCAGATCGACCCCCGCAAGGTGAACAAGCCCCTGACGGCCCACTTCGAGGCCGCGGGCGTCACCCCGCGTCGCCACGTCACCGAGATCCGCACCGCGGACGCCGGCGACTACTCGCTCGGGCAGGAACTCACCGCGGAAGGCCTCTTCGAGGCCGGCCAGCTGGTCGACGTCGTCGGCACCAGCAAGGGCAAGGGAACCGCCGGTGTCATGAAGCGCCACAACTTCAAGGGCGTCTCGGCATCGCACGGTTCGCACCGCAACCACCGCAAGCCCGGTTCGATCGGCGCATCGTCGACCCCGAGCCGCGTTTTCAAGGGCATGCGCATGGCCGGCCGTATGGGTGGCGAGCGCGTGACCGTCCTCAACCTCACGGTGCACGCCGTCGACGCCGAGAAGGGTCTGCTGCTCGTCAAGGGCGCCGTCCCCGGTGCTCGTGGCCGCATCGTCTACGTCCGCAACGCAGTGAAGGGTGCCTGA